The following coding sequences lie in one Brevibacterium marinum genomic window:
- a CDS encoding Rv3235 family protein — protein MTAPLVLSRPQPAAPPHRSRSPHHRLTDPPDGRQPSNDGHGSDSRQPGDGGHSSGHGGGATAEKADEDSNDPVRRDEGRIAATATSLAVACLEIFSGIRRSDSISRWVDRTLLDKIDQRAQLRAEVAPARPIGELGTSRTLQAGNARVCRVTESVAEVTVVVRTRNRFRAVAIRLELLTTRWTMTALQTM, from the coding sequence ATGACCGCCCCACTTGTTCTCTCGCGTCCACAGCCGGCGGCGCCGCCGCACCGATCCCGATCGCCGCACCACCGGCTCACAGATCCGCCCGACGGCAGGCAGCCCAGCAACGACGGGCATGGCAGCGACAGCAGGCAGCCCGGCGACGGCGGGCATAGCAGCGGCCACGGCGGTGGAGCCACTGCGGAGAAGGCCGATGAAGACAGCAACGATCCTGTCAGACGTGACGAGGGACGCATCGCCGCCACCGCGACTTCGTTGGCGGTGGCCTGCCTGGAGATCTTCTCCGGCATCCGGCGCAGTGATTCGATCTCCCGGTGGGTCGACCGGACGCTGTTGGACAAGATCGATCAGCGCGCTCAGCTGCGAGCCGAAGTCGCACCGGCCAGACCGATCGGCGAGCTCGGAACATCGCGCACCCTGCAGGCGGGCAATGCTCGAGTCTGTCGCGTCACCGAGTCCGTCGCCGAAGTCACTGTCGTCGTCCGCACCAGGAACCGCTTCCGGGCGGTGGCAATTCGCTTGGAACTGCTCACCACCCGGTGGACGATGACTGCGCTGCAGACGATGTGA
- a CDS encoding LysM peptidoglycan-binding domain-containing protein — MYLLISCTISWLCLLGAFITTWTALPAPRSTSDVAVIMVVGTSALLFSRHGLTSVLTLLIRLLPSGHLRTVIIRSVLRAVPTLLRSSVLAAVSASVAVHAGHASPLPSDGSTGAEQVATAPSSARAESAPDPGWPTAVPDDSPPDPGWPSVPPVEESTPPPDHGSSPEHDNPSDDATAPETDGSSSEADDSSSDADGSSPGADDSSSSADDTDDSTEERPGSPGPGHDDVTVHIVGAGESLWSIAASRASPDANTQDTVEQIYSANRDVIGANPNLIMPGQRLEIQP, encoded by the coding sequence ATGTATCTGTTGATATCCTGCACCATTTCATGGCTGTGTCTGCTCGGGGCATTCATCACCACGTGGACTGCGCTGCCCGCGCCACGAAGCACGAGTGACGTCGCTGTCATCATGGTCGTCGGCACCTCTGCGCTGCTGTTCTCCCGACACGGTCTGACATCTGTGCTGACGCTGCTGATCAGACTCCTCCCCAGCGGTCACCTGCGGACCGTGATCATCAGGTCGGTGCTGCGCGCGGTTCCCACGCTTCTGCGATCGAGCGTTCTCGCCGCCGTATCGGCAAGCGTCGCCGTCCACGCGGGTCATGCCTCTCCCCTGCCCTCCGATGGATCCACGGGGGCAGAGCAGGTCGCGACAGCACCATCGTCGGCACGGGCCGAATCCGCGCCCGACCCGGGATGGCCCACGGCGGTCCCGGACGATTCGCCCCCGGATCCCGGCTGGCCCTCCGTCCCGCCGGTCGAGGAATCCACACCCCCGCCCGACCACGGTTCCTCGCCCGAGCACGACAACCCATCCGACGACGCCACGGCTCCCGAGACCGACGGTTCCTCCTCTGAAGCCGACGATTCTTCGTCTGATGCCGACGGTTCCTCCCCTGGTGCCGATGATTCTTCGTCAAGTGCCGACGATACCGACGATTCGACGGAGGAACGACCCGGTTCCCCCGGCCCGGGACACGACGACGTGACGGTCCACATCGTCGGTGCCGGCGAGAGTCTGTGGTCGATCGCTGCGAGCCGAGCCTCTCCCGATGCGAACACTCAGGACACTGTCGAACAGATCTACTCAGCCAACCGGGACGTCATCGGTGCGAATCCGAACCTCATCATGCCCGGACAACGATTGGAGATTCAGCCATGA
- a CDS encoding AAA family ATPase, producing MTQVLLAVDFEFDLILFELLSEVDEVTIVARPADEVELLALCRTGSADVVIVGQYFPGLDFDVIAAIGSTGTSVLGFGNDAEALAALGIDRTVPSTADASTVAQSLADTRDSTVVPPRPSTPPGSGRGQGRIVTVWGTGSSPGRTLTAVNLGDHGARQGHRSVIVDADTVAAMVATTLGLTEESAHLASLCRLETEKTPPSDISGLPHATIREDFHAVTGLTRPDRWPEVRASVLTAVLARLAKMFDFVIVDVSDRIDPDDDFADPFYDRHCATRAALDAADTVLVLAAGDPIGLQRLVKLLGTDRIESIRSKMRIGITKVRAGAVGHPAEARIREVLARFVRTDPDFIFSDDRVTVDAAMLAGHTLHEANPKSVLNQEISAAVTELLPARKRSRKSGLRTSGPRTSGAGRAAKSL from the coding sequence ATGACCCAGGTTCTCCTCGCAGTCGACTTCGAGTTCGACCTCATTCTCTTCGAACTCCTCAGCGAGGTCGACGAGGTCACCATCGTCGCCCGACCCGCAGATGAGGTCGAACTCCTCGCGCTGTGCCGGACGGGCAGCGCCGACGTCGTCATCGTCGGCCAGTACTTCCCGGGACTGGACTTCGACGTCATCGCTGCGATCGGCTCCACGGGCACCTCGGTGCTCGGATTCGGCAACGACGCCGAGGCGTTGGCGGCCCTGGGCATCGACCGCACCGTCCCCTCGACCGCCGATGCTTCCACGGTCGCCCAATCCCTCGCCGACACCCGCGATTCCACCGTCGTGCCTCCCCGCCCGAGCACTCCGCCGGGGTCCGGCCGCGGACAGGGCCGCATCGTCACGGTGTGGGGCACAGGTTCCTCTCCCGGGCGAACGCTGACCGCGGTCAACCTCGGCGATCACGGGGCCAGACAGGGTCACCGCAGCGTCATCGTCGATGCCGACACGGTGGCCGCGATGGTGGCCACCACACTGGGACTGACGGAGGAATCGGCGCATCTGGCGAGTCTGTGTCGGCTCGAGACGGAGAAGACCCCGCCGTCGGACATCTCCGGCCTTCCCCACGCCACGATCCGCGAGGACTTCCATGCCGTGACCGGACTGACCCGACCCGATAGGTGGCCGGAGGTGCGCGCCTCCGTGCTCACTGCGGTGCTGGCTCGTCTGGCGAAGATGTTCGACTTCGTCATCGTCGACGTCTCCGACCGGATCGATCCCGACGACGACTTCGCCGATCCCTTCTACGACCGCCACTGTGCGACCCGGGCGGCTCTCGACGCCGCAGACACGGTCCTCGTCCTGGCGGCAGGGGACCCGATCGGACTGCAGAGGCTCGTCAAACTTCTCGGCACCGACCGGATCGAGTCGATCAGGTCGAAGATGCGCATCGGCATCACGAAGGTGCGGGCCGGTGCCGTCGGTCATCCTGCCGAAGCGCGCATCCGGGAGGTCCTGGCCAGGTTCGTCCGCACGGATCCGGACTTCATCTTCAGCGACGACCGGGTGACCGTCGATGCCGCGATGCTGGCTGGACACACCCTCCACGAAGCGAACCCGAAATCCGTGCTCAACCAGGAGATCTCCGCTGCGGTGACCGAACTTCTGCCGGCCCGGAAACGCTCACGGAAGTCCGGCCTGCGAACATCAGGTCCACGGACGTCGGGTGCCGGTCGGGCGGCGAAATCGCTTTAG
- a CDS encoding NAD-glutamate dehydrogenase, giving the protein MVSQVSYSDIAEEWRKLRGQGAPENFIEAYYPRFEPGTSEAGAEALAAAAASHYALGLEYDGRSPAISVYNPDVDSSEFLDNHTVIAMVLADMPHLVSSIVSDLASSGRAIRLVHHPIIAVEGHGPDLSVLSPAEAPAVSADTAGIPLVAETVEASGSVLPHQQSWIRLEIDRLPEEDFADLEDQLRSVLDYVSAAASDASAMALRAKDIAEELLAQPPRAELASEAEAAAELLNWLDGHFTFLGYREYDYSQDEHQSSLDPIEHTSLGISTLRPLTKSPLSRAVADKALEPHVLVLTKANSRSRVIRRSFMDYIGVKTFDSAGEIVGERRFVGVFKPEFYNDSVLNIPVINRKVRKILSASGFPAGSHSANELLGILETYPRDDLLHDGTETIFEIVMQIVDMQERRQSRVFVRRDPYQRFVSVILYMPRDLYDTAARMRVQEVLRKFYRAESVDFDVLLTESALARIHFVARVARDVELPQIDPETVEKRIVGAVRSWSEDVHAFLAPTERGDNDNSIARANRWSKAFPPSYEEHHTPADAVEDVARFEALEAGHGAAVHLYCPEDAADASVRLSLYRDERVGLSEVLPFLTAFGATVLDERPHELDLVDGSHRYIYDFGLTFPEELDDAAYERISDAFIAGWEGKKEAGVFDRLVVSGLHWKHVTIIRALGKYLRQAGFTYSDSYLGEVYSDNPGISRQLVDYFFAKFDPDADAAGREERMAELSEAVEAALGDVASLDADRVLRSSLELLRATVRTNYFLDETGELPTALVLKIRPTELSFVPKPKPALEMWVYSPQVEGVHLRFGAVARGGLRWSDRRDDFRTEVLGLVKAQMVKNALIVPTGAKGGFFPKQLPPMSDRDAWMAAGRAAYEVFIESLLEVADNLVYGSDGNQEVVHPDRVVRHDGDDYYLVVAADKGTARFSDVANAIAERRGFWLGDAFASGGSVGYDHKKMAITSRGAWKSVERHFRELGLNTAAEDFTVVGIGDMSGDVFGNGMLRSEHIRLVAAFDHRDIFLDPNPDAARSFVERKRLFDLPRSSWQDYDRELISSGGGVFPRSAKSIDLSSEAAAVLGLEPGKRSPAELMSQILKAPVDLVYNGGIGTYIKSSDESQGDVGDKANDPIRIDGRDVRSRVVGEGGNLGVTQLGRVEAALKGVAINTDAVDNSAGVDSSDHEVNIKLLLRTLLHKGAFAAEDRERVLLSFTDDVADRVLANNYSQNVVLGEAREQTESMSGTYGRMLSYLEKHADLDRQVEFLPDALELSKREFSAYVSPELAVLLAYAKMHAADEILDSVVPDEEWMKRELTSYFPDSLVEKYGGLIPEHPLHREIATAKLVNRMIDRGGLTYVYRMLEETPASVPQIARVFVVVSEIFELDEYFDAVCALDNKVPTAVQVQLQHAYVRLLDRSSRWLVQQAPDTLDVDSGIDTYGTVVAALRERVPDLVDGFDAASMRATAQGYIDEGVPSDLAWRAAAMLDEFVLLDVAQLAARAGESAEDVAEVYYAVNDKFSGSQVLTLIGDLDRSDRWSALARGSLRDDFYSAILSVAGTVLAATDSPISGTPDERAGQRLSEWLDRNETVAGRVLETTETILGLDEVTQAPLSVLLRMMRGVVRSSAWESEHGV; this is encoded by the coding sequence ATGGTGTCTCAGGTCTCATATTCGGACATTGCAGAAGAGTGGAGGAAGCTGAGGGGACAGGGTGCCCCGGAGAATTTCATCGAAGCGTACTACCCGCGTTTCGAACCTGGCACTTCCGAAGCAGGAGCAGAGGCATTGGCCGCGGCGGCCGCCTCACACTACGCACTGGGACTTGAATACGACGGCAGATCACCGGCGATCTCCGTCTACAACCCTGACGTCGATTCGTCCGAGTTCCTTGACAACCACACGGTCATCGCGATGGTGCTCGCCGACATGCCGCACCTCGTGTCCTCGATCGTCAGTGACCTGGCCAGCAGCGGCCGGGCGATCCGTCTCGTCCACCATCCCATCATCGCCGTCGAAGGTCACGGCCCCGATCTGTCCGTTCTCTCGCCGGCCGAGGCACCGGCGGTCTCCGCCGATACCGCAGGCATTCCGCTGGTGGCAGAAACCGTCGAGGCGAGCGGTTCCGTCCTACCGCACCAGCAGTCCTGGATCCGCCTCGAGATCGACAGATTGCCCGAAGAGGACTTCGCCGACCTCGAGGACCAGCTGCGCAGCGTCCTCGACTACGTGTCGGCCGCGGCCAGCGACGCCAGCGCCATGGCGCTCCGGGCCAAGGACATCGCAGAGGAGCTGCTGGCACAGCCTCCGCGTGCGGAACTGGCGTCGGAAGCCGAAGCCGCCGCCGAGCTGCTCAACTGGCTCGACGGTCACTTCACCTTCCTCGGGTATCGGGAATACGACTATTCTCAGGACGAGCACCAGAGCAGCCTCGACCCGATCGAGCACACCTCCCTGGGCATCTCCACACTGCGGCCGCTGACGAAATCGCCGTTGAGCCGGGCCGTGGCCGACAAGGCCCTCGAACCGCACGTGCTCGTGCTGACGAAGGCGAACTCACGCTCGCGTGTGATCCGCCGATCGTTCATGGACTACATCGGGGTCAAGACCTTCGACTCGGCCGGTGAGATCGTCGGCGAACGTCGTTTCGTCGGCGTGTTCAAACCCGAGTTCTACAACGACAGCGTGCTCAACATCCCGGTCATCAACCGCAAGGTGCGCAAGATCCTTTCCGCCAGCGGATTCCCCGCCGGATCCCATTCGGCGAACGAGCTCCTCGGCATCCTCGAGACCTATCCTCGCGACGACCTCCTGCACGACGGAACCGAGACGATCTTCGAGATCGTCATGCAGATCGTCGACATGCAGGAACGGCGCCAGTCACGGGTCTTCGTCCGTCGGGACCCCTACCAGCGATTCGTCTCCGTCATCCTCTACATGCCCCGCGACCTCTACGACACGGCCGCGCGCATGCGCGTTCAGGAGGTCCTGCGGAAGTTCTACCGTGCCGAAAGTGTCGACTTCGACGTGCTGCTGACCGAATCCGCTTTGGCCCGCATCCACTTCGTGGCCCGCGTCGCCCGCGACGTCGAACTGCCGCAGATCGACCCCGAGACCGTGGAGAAGCGGATCGTCGGCGCCGTGCGCTCCTGGTCCGAAGACGTCCACGCCTTCCTCGCCCCCACGGAGCGCGGAGACAACGACAACTCCATTGCTCGTGCCAACCGCTGGTCGAAGGCCTTCCCACCCAGCTACGAAGAGCACCACACACCCGCCGATGCAGTGGAAGACGTCGCCCGCTTCGAAGCGCTCGAAGCCGGTCACGGAGCCGCTGTGCACCTCTACTGCCCCGAGGACGCCGCGGACGCGTCCGTCCGCCTGTCGCTCTACCGCGACGAGAGGGTCGGACTCTCAGAGGTATTGCCGTTCCTCACCGCCTTCGGAGCCACCGTCCTCGATGAGCGCCCCCACGAACTCGACCTCGTCGACGGCTCTCACCGCTACATCTACGACTTCGGGCTCACCTTCCCGGAGGAGCTCGACGATGCCGCCTATGAACGGATCTCCGATGCGTTCATCGCCGGCTGGGAGGGCAAGAAGGAAGCCGGAGTCTTCGACCGCCTCGTCGTCTCCGGTCTGCACTGGAAGCACGTGACGATCATCCGGGCACTGGGCAAATACCTGCGTCAGGCCGGTTTCACCTACTCCGACTCCTACCTCGGCGAAGTCTACAGCGACAATCCGGGGATCTCGCGGCAGCTCGTCGATTACTTCTTCGCGAAGTTCGACCCGGATGCCGACGCCGCCGGCCGCGAGGAGAGGATGGCCGAACTCAGCGAGGCGGTCGAGGCGGCGCTGGGCGACGTGGCCAGCCTCGACGCCGACCGTGTCCTGCGTTCCTCCCTCGAACTGCTGCGGGCCACGGTGAGGACGAACTACTTCCTCGACGAGACCGGCGAGCTGCCGACGGCCCTCGTGCTCAAGATCCGTCCCACCGAGCTCAGCTTCGTGCCGAAGCCGAAGCCGGCTCTGGAAATGTGGGTGTACTCGCCTCAGGTGGAGGGTGTGCACCTGCGCTTCGGTGCTGTGGCCCGCGGCGGTCTGCGCTGGTCCGATCGTCGTGATGATTTCCGCACAGAGGTGCTCGGCTTGGTCAAGGCCCAGATGGTCAAGAACGCGCTCATCGTTCCGACCGGAGCCAAGGGCGGCTTCTTCCCCAAGCAGCTTCCTCCGATGAGCGACCGCGATGCGTGGATGGCCGCCGGCCGTGCCGCCTACGAGGTCTTCATCGAAAGCCTCCTCGAGGTCGCCGACAACCTCGTCTACGGATCGGACGGCAATCAAGAGGTCGTCCACCCCGACCGAGTGGTCCGACACGACGGAGACGACTACTATCTCGTCGTCGCCGCTGACAAAGGCACCGCACGCTTCTCGGACGTGGCCAACGCCATCGCCGAACGTCGCGGCTTCTGGCTCGGCGACGCCTTCGCCTCCGGCGGATCGGTCGGCTACGACCACAAGAAGATGGCGATCACTTCCCGCGGAGCATGGAAGTCCGTCGAACGTCACTTCCGCGAACTCGGTCTCAACACCGCGGCCGAGGACTTCACCGTGGTGGGCATCGGCGACATGAGCGGCGACGTGTTCGGCAACGGGATGCTGCGCAGCGAACACATCAGGCTCGTCGCGGCCTTCGACCACCGCGACATCTTCCTCGACCCGAACCCCGACGCCGCACGCAGCTTCGTCGAACGCAAACGCCTCTTCGACCTGCCGCGCTCCAGCTGGCAGGACTACGACCGGGAGCTCATCTCCTCAGGAGGCGGCGTCTTCCCTCGGTCTGCTAAGTCGATCGATCTCAGCTCGGAGGCCGCTGCAGTACTCGGACTCGAACCCGGCAAGCGCAGTCCTGCCGAGCTGATGTCGCAGATCCTCAAGGCTCCGGTCGACCTCGTCTACAACGGCGGCATCGGCACCTACATCAAATCTTCCGACGAGAGTCAGGGCGATGTCGGCGACAAGGCCAACGACCCCATCCGCATCGACGGACGCGATGTCCGCAGTCGGGTCGTCGGAGAGGGCGGGAACCTCGGCGTGACCCAGTTGGGACGTGTCGAGGCGGCGCTGAAGGGTGTGGCCATCAACACCGATGCCGTCGACAACTCGGCCGGCGTCGACAGCTCCGACCATGAGGTCAACATCAAGCTGCTACTGCGCACTCTCCTGCACAAGGGAGCCTTCGCCGCCGAGGACAGGGAGCGAGTGCTGCTGTCATTCACCGACGACGTCGCAGACCGCGTGTTGGCCAACAACTACTCCCAGAACGTCGTCCTCGGAGAAGCTCGGGAACAGACCGAATCCATGTCGGGCACCTACGGTCGCATGCTCAGCTACTTGGAGAAGCACGCCGACCTCGATCGTCAGGTCGAATTCCTGCCGGATGCGCTGGAGCTGTCCAAACGCGAGTTCAGCGCCTATGTGTCCCCGGAGCTGGCGGTGCTGCTCGCCTACGCGAAGATGCACGCGGCCGATGAGATCCTCGACAGCGTCGTTCCCGACGAGGAATGGATGAAGCGGGAACTGACCTCATACTTCCCCGACTCCCTCGTCGAGAAGTACGGAGGGCTGATCCCCGAGCATCCGCTGCATCGGGAGATCGCCACGGCCAAGCTCGTCAACCGGATGATCGACCGTGGCGGTCTCACCTACGTCTACCGCATGTTGGAGGAGACGCCCGCTTCGGTTCCGCAGATCGCCCGCGTCTTCGTCGTGGTCTCGGAGATCTTCGAACTCGACGAGTACTTCGACGCGGTGTGCGCGCTCGACAACAAGGTCCCGACCGCTGTGCAGGTTCAGCTGCAGCACGCGTACGTGCGTCTGCTCGATCGGTCCTCACGCTGGCTGGTGCAGCAGGCGCCGGACACCCTCGATGTCGACTCCGGCATCGACACGTACGGCACGGTCGTGGCAGCGCTGAGGGAGAGGGTGCCCGACCTCGTCGACGGCTTCGACGCCGCGAGCATGAGGGCCACGGCGCAGGGCTATATCGACGAAGGCGTACCCAGCGACCTGGCGTGGAGGGCGGCTGCCATGCTCGACGAGTTCGTCCTCCTCGATGTCGCGCAGCTGGCAGCCCGCGCCGGGGAATCCGCCGAGGACGTCGCCGAGGTGTACTACGCCGTCAACGACAAGTTCTCCGGTTCGCAGGTGCTCACGCTCATCGGTGACCTCGACCGCAGCGACCGATGGTCGGCCCTGGCCCGCGGCTCACTGCGCGATGACTTCTACTCGGCCATCCTGTCCGTGGCCGGAACGGTCCTCGCAGCCACCGACTCGCCGATCTCCGGGACGCCGGACGAGCGTGCCGGTCAGCGACTGAGCGAATGGCTCGATCGCAATGAGACGGTTGCAGGCCGGGTGTTGGAGACGACCGAGACGATCCTCGGACTCGACGAAGTCACCCAGGCTCCGCTGTCGGTGCTGCTGCGCATGATGCGCGGAGTGGTCCGCTCCTCGGCGTGGGAATCCGAGCACGGCGTCTGA
- a CDS encoding helix-turn-helix domain-containing protein: MVVENRFLPLTDVADLLNVSIAQARALVRTGDLRAIKVGGRGQWRVEKTEIEAYIQRMYERTEHEIKTGSLDD, from the coding sequence ATGGTCGTCGAAAATCGCTTCCTGCCGCTCACCGACGTGGCCGATCTGCTCAATGTCTCGATCGCCCAGGCGCGCGCTCTGGTCCGCACCGGAGACCTGCGTGCCATCAAGGTCGGCGGACGCGGGCAGTGGCGCGTGGAGAAGACCGAGATCGAGGCGTACATCCAGCGGATGTACGAACGCACCGAGCACGAGATCAAGACCGGCTCGCTCGACGACTGA
- a CDS encoding DUF6912 family protein: protein MSIRCYIPTTLTALGAGLGTAHAVAPDARGRDAGGDELEAQEFDALCIAAALAATQSFEAASAAGSDSPSPRAVVAYDAPDSSPAEELTTGFEVLALTGVDMTSIASIHLDETEAWDEAVDIVARQGHEEAEDHLGDSDLLWYDVSELPELLRTRE from the coding sequence ATGTCCATTCGCTGCTACATCCCGACCACACTGACCGCACTCGGCGCGGGACTCGGAACCGCGCACGCGGTCGCGCCCGACGCCCGGGGGCGAGACGCAGGCGGTGACGAACTCGAAGCCCAAGAGTTCGACGCCCTGTGCATCGCGGCCGCCCTGGCCGCGACCCAGTCCTTCGAAGCCGCGTCGGCGGCGGGCTCCGACTCACCCTCGCCCCGTGCCGTCGTGGCCTACGACGCACCCGACTCCAGCCCTGCTGAGGAGCTGACCACGGGGTTCGAGGTGCTCGCACTCACCGGCGTCGACATGACATCGATTGCGAGCATCCACCTCGACGAGACCGAGGCCTGGGACGAAGCCGTCGACATCGTGGCCCGGCAGGGACACGAAGAGGCCGAGGACCACCTCGGCGATTCCGATCTCCTCTGGTACGACGTGAGCGAACTGCCCGAACTGCTGCGCACACGCGAGTGA
- a CDS encoding DUF2505 domain-containing protein, which produces MRTLTLNHEYSASLSAFLLRLADVSIWESLGSEAHAEHMDPDTEVTVKTPMPTSELPSTLASRLPADAELVEVYMIPGDVIGDSAEIRMSAHAAGVPVEVDALITLAEKDARTSLCVRAEISSSIPLFGAMIEQAVVPVLEKRLGDRLEKLDRD; this is translated from the coding sequence ATGCGAACTCTGACACTCAACCATGAATACTCGGCCTCCCTGTCAGCCTTCCTCCTCAGACTTGCCGACGTCTCCATCTGGGAGTCCCTCGGCTCCGAGGCTCATGCCGAGCACATGGATCCCGATACCGAGGTGACGGTGAAGACGCCGATGCCCACGTCCGAGCTGCCTTCGACCCTGGCCTCGCGCCTGCCGGCGGATGCCGAGCTCGTCGAGGTGTACATGATCCCCGGCGATGTCATCGGCGACTCTGCGGAGATCCGGATGTCGGCCCATGCTGCGGGCGTCCCCGTCGAGGTCGATGCCCTCATCACGCTCGCCGAGAAGGATGCGAGGACCTCGCTGTGTGTGCGCGCCGAGATCAGCTCCTCGATCCCCCTCTTCGGGGCGATGATCGAACAGGCGGTGGTGCCCGTGTTGGAGAAGCGGCTGGGCGATCGCCTGGAGAAACTCGACCGGGACTGA
- a CDS encoding SAF domain-containing protein, whose amino-acid sequence MELSKRIRRPKWTDARLLVGAVLVVAAMVATYLLINAANATTRVWATATPLVPGQVLTAEDLTVAEVNLADIGEKYLAAGSGVPEGTSVRAVIAAGELLPASALAPVADLEGRIVAIDVAGSVPSVVDTGSLVDVWAQPESQGLDDEGIDPKQIVASAPVSNISREVGSFGVGDGARIEVFVASSELSDVLGALDGSSVLSVVGAPAQVEAESEQS is encoded by the coding sequence ATGGAGCTCTCGAAACGAATACGCCGACCGAAGTGGACCGATGCCCGGCTGCTCGTCGGAGCGGTCCTGGTCGTCGCGGCGATGGTCGCGACCTATCTGCTCATCAATGCGGCGAACGCCACCACACGGGTGTGGGCGACCGCGACGCCGCTGGTCCCCGGGCAGGTGCTCACCGCTGAGGACCTCACGGTGGCCGAGGTCAATCTCGCCGACATCGGCGAGAAGTACCTGGCGGCCGGTTCCGGGGTGCCCGAAGGGACGAGCGTGCGGGCCGTCATCGCAGCGGGAGAACTGCTTCCCGCCTCCGCGCTGGCACCGGTCGCAGACCTCGAGGGAAGGATCGTCGCCATCGACGTCGCCGGTTCCGTTCCCTCCGTCGTCGACACCGGCAGCCTGGTCGACGTCTGGGCGCAGCCGGAGTCGCAGGGGCTCGACGACGAAGGCATCGATCCGAAGCAGATCGTGGCGTCTGCCCCGGTCTCGAACATCTCCCGCGAGGTGGGCAGCTTCGGCGTCGGCGATGGCGCCCGAATCGAGGTCTTCGTCGCAAGTTCTGAACTCTCCGACGTCCTCGGCGCCCTCGACGGCAGCAGCGTGCTCTCCGTCGTCGGTGCCCCCGCCCAGGTCGAAGCCGAGAGCGAACAGTCATGA